A single Silvibacterium dinghuense DNA region contains:
- a CDS encoding PadR family transcriptional regulator: MNDQTSLGELELLILLALVQLGDRAYGVPIARELALYRGREVALGSIYAVLTRLEERGLVLSMLGDPTPERGGRAKRYFELTREGLRELHRTRRVLTELWRKLPALDPAPALDR, encoded by the coding sequence ATGAACGACCAGACCTCGCTCGGCGAACTCGAACTGCTCATCCTGCTGGCACTGGTCCAGCTCGGCGACCGGGCTTACGGCGTCCCCATCGCCCGCGAGCTTGCTCTCTATCGCGGCCGCGAGGTTGCGCTGGGCAGCATCTATGCCGTGCTCACGCGCCTCGAGGAGCGCGGCCTGGTGCTTTCCATGCTGGGCGATCCCACGCCGGAACGCGGCGGACGCGCCAAGCGCTACTTCGAGCTCACACGCGAAGGGCTGCGGGAACTTCACCGCACCCGGCGGGTTCTAACCGAGCTATGGCGTAAGCTTCCGGCACTCGATCCGGCTCCGGCACTCGACCGGTAA
- a CDS encoding helix-turn-helix domain-containing protein, producing MKLGEKIRYLREVEGNLRGMERAMTQQELVKAIKAEVGGTLSQSYLSQIESGARPHLTNATRQLLARFFKVHPGYLVDDPEGYHAELMSDARTLEDKLDLWLVGGAERFRKDAALRQALLTLARHENTRDCLLLMEAVIEAPGLVERLLEVLRPAKPEGVRKKRTGKESGV from the coding sequence ATGAAGCTGGGCGAAAAAATCCGCTATCTGCGTGAGGTGGAAGGCAACTTGCGCGGCATGGAGCGCGCCATGACGCAGCAGGAGCTGGTGAAGGCGATCAAGGCCGAAGTGGGCGGAACGCTGAGCCAGAGCTACCTTTCGCAGATCGAGAGTGGGGCGAGGCCGCACCTGACCAACGCCACGCGCCAGCTTCTTGCCAGGTTCTTCAAAGTGCATCCGGGATACCTGGTCGACGATCCGGAGGGCTACCACGCGGAGCTGATGAGCGATGCGCGGACGCTCGAAGACAAGCTGGATCTGTGGCTGGTCGGCGGCGCGGAGCGCTTTCGCAAGGACGCCGCGCTGCGCCAGGCGCTGCTGACACTGGCCAGGCACGAGAACACGCGTGACTGCCTGCTGCTGATGGAGGCGGTGATCGAGGCGCCAGGACTGGTGGAGCGGCTGCTGGAGGTGCTACGGCCGGCGAAGCCGGAGGGGGTCAGGAAGAAGCGGACAGGAAAGGAGTCCGGAGTATGA
- a CDS encoding PspA/IM30 family protein: protein MALLERVATLLRANLNDLVDKAEDPEKLMKQLVLDMENQLMQVKTQVAIAIADLHVLDKKRKEHESAAEEWKRKAELAVKKDADDLARAALERVLSSEQMAKGFAEQLEDQKAEAEALKAALRKLEQKLAETRSRCEILIAQHRRAKVVGRAQQAQHKADPVQHEASLAKMRTRIVGAEAENAAHGELAGGDSLEDRFAALEREEQIDALLQNLKSQHPA from the coding sequence ATGGCACTGCTGGAGAGGGTAGCGACACTGTTGCGGGCAAACCTGAACGACCTGGTGGATAAGGCTGAGGACCCGGAGAAGCTGATGAAGCAGCTTGTTCTCGATATGGAGAACCAGCTGATGCAGGTGAAGACGCAGGTGGCGATTGCGATTGCCGATCTGCATGTCCTCGACAAGAAGCGCAAGGAGCATGAATCCGCAGCCGAGGAGTGGAAGCGCAAGGCCGAGCTTGCGGTGAAGAAGGATGCCGACGACCTGGCGCGTGCGGCCCTCGAGCGCGTATTGAGCAGCGAGCAGATGGCGAAGGGATTCGCCGAGCAGCTCGAAGACCAGAAGGCCGAGGCGGAAGCGTTGAAAGCCGCGCTGCGCAAGCTCGAACAGAAGCTGGCCGAGACGCGCTCGCGCTGTGAAATCCTGATTGCGCAGCACCGGCGGGCGAAGGTCGTGGGACGTGCCCAGCAGGCACAACACAAGGCCGATCCTGTGCAGCATGAAGCGAGCCTGGCGAAGATGAGGACGCGCATTGTCGGTGCGGAGGCGGAGAACGCCGCGCATGGCGAGCTCGCCGGCGGTGATTCGCTCGAAGACCGCTTTGCCGCTCTCGAGCGCGAGGAGCAGATCGACGCTCTGCTTCAGAATCTGAAGTCTCAGCACCCGGCCTGA
- a CDS encoding flotillin family protein: protein MTNTVVVIVGLCLLAVIVLMGLMAKMFRKAGPNEALIVYGFGGTRVIKGHGTVIFPMVQNCRELSLELMGFDVAPQQDLYTKQGVAVTVEAVAQIKVRSDQESILTAAEQFLTKTPPQREGLIRLVMEGHLRGIIGQLTVEQIVKEPEMVADRMRSTCSDDLSKMGLEVVSFTIKEVRDKNEYITNMGRPDIVRIRRDADVAAAEAERDTAIRRANALRESAVAKAAADQERVIAETASLARQAEAQRDLDIQKAQYEEQSRRQQAQADKAYEIQTNIMQQQVTAEQVKVQQVEKEQQIKVQEAEILRHEKELISTVLKQAEIERQRIEALAAAEKMRLATEAEGRASAIRLQGEAEAAVIFQKGEAEAKAMNVKAEAYQEWNQAAVVDRIITNMADVVRAMAEPLSKVDKVTIVSTGNDGATGVNKLTGDFTKIAAQVPALFEALSGMDMRELMSNVTAMKPRANGTGSSPEAK from the coding sequence ATGACGAATACAGTCGTAGTGATTGTTGGGTTGTGCCTGCTGGCGGTAATTGTGCTGATGGGTCTGATGGCGAAGATGTTTCGCAAAGCCGGTCCGAACGAAGCGCTGATTGTCTATGGCTTTGGCGGCACGCGTGTGATCAAGGGCCATGGCACGGTGATCTTTCCGATGGTGCAGAACTGCCGCGAGCTCTCTCTCGAGCTGATGGGCTTCGATGTGGCGCCGCAGCAGGATCTTTATACGAAGCAGGGTGTTGCGGTGACGGTCGAAGCGGTCGCGCAGATTAAAGTCCGCAGTGACCAGGAATCGATCCTGACGGCAGCCGAGCAGTTTCTCACCAAGACCCCGCCGCAGCGCGAAGGCTTGATTCGCCTGGTGATGGAAGGCCATCTGCGCGGCATCATCGGTCAGCTCACGGTCGAGCAGATCGTGAAGGAGCCGGAGATGGTCGCCGATCGCATGCGCTCCACCTGCTCCGACGATCTGAGCAAGATGGGTCTCGAGGTCGTATCGTTCACCATCAAGGAGGTGCGCGATAAGAACGAATACATCACTAACATGGGCCGGCCGGATATCGTGCGCATCCGTCGCGATGCGGATGTAGCTGCAGCCGAAGCTGAGCGTGACACGGCGATCCGTCGTGCGAACGCGCTGCGGGAATCGGCGGTGGCGAAGGCCGCGGCCGACCAGGAGCGCGTGATTGCAGAAACGGCATCGCTCGCGCGGCAGGCCGAAGCGCAGCGCGATCTCGACATCCAGAAGGCGCAGTACGAGGAGCAGAGCCGCCGCCAGCAGGCGCAGGCCGACAAAGCCTACGAGATCCAGACCAACATCATGCAGCAGCAGGTCACCGCGGAGCAGGTGAAGGTGCAGCAGGTGGAGAAGGAGCAGCAGATCAAGGTGCAGGAAGCGGAAATCCTGCGCCACGAGAAGGAGCTCATCTCGACCGTGCTGAAGCAGGCGGAAATCGAGCGTCAGCGGATCGAAGCGCTGGCTGCGGCGGAGAAGATGCGGCTTGCAACCGAAGCCGAAGGCCGTGCGTCGGCGATCCGTCTGCAGGGTGAGGCCGAAGCAGCCGTCATCTTCCAGAAGGGTGAGGCCGAGGCGAAGGCCATGAATGTGAAGGCCGAAGCCTACCAGGAGTGGAACCAGGCCGCGGTGGTCGATCGCATCATCACCAACATGGCCGATGTGGTGCGTGCCATGGCTGAGCCGCTCTCGAAGGTCGACAAGGTCACGATCGTTTCGACCGGCAACGATGGCGCGACGGGCGTGAACAAGCTCACCGGCGACTTCACGAAGATTGCCGCGCAGGTGCCGGCGCTCTTCGAGGCGCTCTCGGGCATGGACATGCGCGAGCTGATGTCGAATGTGACGGCCATGAAGCCGCGCGCGAACGGCACTGGATCGTCGCCGGAAGCGAAGTAA